In one Paramormyrops kingsleyae isolate MSU_618 chromosome 18, PKINGS_0.4, whole genome shotgun sequence genomic region, the following are encoded:
- the sarnp gene encoding SAP domain-containing ribonucleoprotein: MAEVVELHKLKLAELKQECAARGLEMKGNKGDLIARLQAYLEEHGDEEVNEEEVLAEEPEELPKVEEPVVPKQPVESPAPEPAPVPEKKLVKITPPSSLNERLQKRAERFNMPASTDAKKVIRAARFGLPVSESISTQGSSASSKPGVSVEILKKRAQRFGMNVSSVSKKVEEDEKLKKRKERFGILTGAAAVGDDAEAKKRKRAERFGNV, from the exons ATGGCCGAGGTTGTAGAACTCCATAAGCTGAAG CTGGCCGAGCTGAAGCAGGAATGTGCTGCCCGCGGTCTGGAAATGAAGGGAAACAAGGGGGACCTGATTGCCAGGTTACAGGCTTATCTGGAGGAGCATG GAGATGAGGAGGTGAATGAGGAAGAGGTGCTTGCAGAAGAGCCTGAG GAGTTGCCAAAAGTGGAAGAGCCTGTTGTTCCGAAACAACCAGTAGAATCCCCAGCACCCGAACCTGCACC GGTGCCTGAGAAGAAGCTGGTCAAAATCACCCCACCGAGCTCTCTCAATGAG CGGTTGCAGAAGAGAGCTGAGCGTTTCAATATGCCCGCATCTACTGATGCTAAGAAGGTGATCCGTGCTGCCAG ATTTGGCTTACCGGTTTCTGAGTCCATTTCCACACAGG GTTCTTCTGCAAGCAGCAAACCAGGG GTCAGTGTGGAAATCTTGAAGAAAAGAGCTCAAAGGTTTGGCATGAACGTGTCGTCCGTTTCCAAGAAG GTTGAAGAAGATGAGAAGCTGAAGAAGAGGAAGGAACGATTCGGAATTCTCACCGGAGCTGCTGCCGTTGGAGACGACGCAGAG GCAAAGAAGAGGAAGCGAGCGGAGCGCTTTGGGAATGTGTAG
- the LOC111837034 gene encoding membrane cofactor protein-like encodes MASDCGSYLLLLLMAPLLMVKTATLKSCRDPPPDYPTLLKKSSRPRSSYFSGERVFYNCALGYTNAAGSLFVRCKDGLWTQLNHRCEREPSAISCPSPPVANGVMISGVMNSTSYRPTDSVRFACRDGFDLNGPEEIACGPDGQWDPQPPQCLPPADRESCGPPASYPNMHPVGVDLAQQLFPLKSRVTYECAMGYTRTWGTRRISECTDGHWTQINMKCQRKLCGSAGEILHGHYNYQGVQFGDQATAVCDQGYELIGRPYRHCLEMGWDGRDPVCEAVQCDEPPSVVSAEWSGPRDGTFPYRTVVTYQCLKGQLIGKSEIYCTHDGRWSSEAPTCRDTTCSSPRVPNGEKTSGFHLIYKYGDSVSFQCRKGYVLSGNSSATCSAKGQWKPALPKCTVIKCPEIIVENGAPSPKHTAAGRTVMIKCKKGFRLQGAHKVTCLQGGSWNPILPKCVLMSSRKPRH; translated from the exons ATGGCGAGCGACTGTGGAAGCTACCTTCTCTTGCTGCTGATGGCACCTCTTTTAATGGTGAAGACCGCAA CGTTGAAGTCGTGCCGAGATCCGCCGCCGGATTACCCCACGCTACTCAAGAAGTCCAGTCGGCCACGGAGCTCCTACTTCTCTGGCGAGCGGGTCTTCTACAACTGCGCCTTGGGTTACACTAATGCCGCAGGGTCGCTGTTCGTGAGGTGCAAAGACGGGCTGTGGACGCAGCTCAACCACCGCTGTGAGC GTGAGCCCTCCGCGATAAGCTGCCCCAGCCCGCCTGTGGCCAACGGGGTGATGATTAGCGGGGTGATGAACAGCACCTCCTACAGACCCACAGACTCTGTGAGATTCGCCTGCAGGGACGGCTTTGACCTGAACGGACCCGAAGAGATCGCCTGTGGTCCGGACGGGCAATGGGACCCCCAGCCTCCGCAGTGCCTTCCCCCCGCAGATAGAG AAAGCTGTGGCCCTCCTGCTTCCTACCCCAACATGCACCCCGTCGGCGTAGATTTAGCGCAGCAGCTGTTCCCACTGAAATCCCGCGTGACCTATGAGTGCGCCATGGGGTACACGAGGACCTGGGGCACTAGACGCATCAGCGAGTGCACAGACGGCCACTGGACACAGATTAACATGAAATGCCAGC GGAAGCTTTGTGGCTCTGCAGGGGAGATCCTTCACGGCCACTACAATTATCAGGGGGTCCAGTTTGGCGATCAGGCTACAGCTGTCTGCGATCAGGG ATACGAGCTCATTGGTCGTCCTTACAGGCATTGCCTGGAGATGGGCTGGGATGGCAGGGATCCTGTTTGTGAAG CCGTGCAGTGTGACGAGCCGCCCAGTGTAGTCAGTGCTGAGTGGTCCGGACCGAGGGATGGCACGTTCCCTTACAGGACAGTGGTCACCTACCAGTGCCTGAAAGGGCAGCTCATAGGGAAGAGTGAGATTTACTGTACCCACGACGGCAGATGGAGCTCCGAAGCACCAACATGCCGAG ACACAACCTGTTCGAGTCCCAGGGTGCCCAATGGCGAGAAGACCAGTGGCTTTCACCTGATTTATAAGTATGGAGACTCTGTGTCATTCCAGTGCCGCAAGGGCTACGTCCTGAGTGGGAACAGCAGTGCGACATGCAGTGCCAAGGGGCAGTGGAAGCCAGCCCTGCCCAAGTGCACAG TGATAAAATGCCCAGAGATTATAGTTGAAAATGGTGCACCTTCTCCCAAACACACAGCTGCTGGCCGGACAGTAATGATCAAGTGTAAAAAGGGCTTtcgcctgcagggggcgcacaAGGTCACCTGCTTACAAGGTGGCAGCTGGAACCCTATCCTCCCCAAATGCGTCTTGATGAGTTCACGG AAACCTCGGCATTAG